A single region of the Pyricularia oryzae 70-15 chromosome 4, whole genome shotgun sequence genome encodes:
- a CDS encoding 54S ribosomal protein L16, with product MSRKMSSALLAAFQGLRIAPATTLRPSIIPTSLRTLPALPTIRNARPFSSTVPQLSWLEPQLDRRKKKMKGRCRVPTGGSMKGTTVVWGDYGLRMKDHDRRVSAKHLKMAENVIKLRLRGQKYRLYKRVNCNIGVFTSGNEHRMGKGKGSFDHWASRISVSHVIFELRGVLHEQVIRDALRLAATKIPGQCEIIKKGDPGCVGITKIENGLTLEDLKRPWMKARQERLGTLDVTPQSSAVTNAPNSTSPAQ from the exons ATGAGCCGAAAAATGTCCTCGGCCCTGCTGGCCGCATTCCAGGGCCTGAGGATTGCTCCTGCGACGACATTGCGACCGTCGATAATCCCGACCTCCTTGCGAACTCTCCCTGCCCTTCCGACCATTCGCAATGCGAGGCCGTTCTCGTCAACAGTGCCCCAGCTGTCATGGCTCGAGCCGCAGCTGGATcgaaggaagaagaagatgaaGGGAAGGTGTCGTGTTCCCACTGGAGGATCTATGAAGGGGACAACCGTGGTATGGGGCGACTATGGTCTGCGAATGAAAGATCACGATAGGAGGGTCAGCGCGAAACACCTGAAGATGGCAGAGAACGTTATCAAGCTTCGTCTTCGTGGTCAGAAATACCGACTCTACAAGAGAGTCAACTGCAACATTGGCGTTTTCACAAGCGGAAACGAG CACCGTATGGGTAAAGGAAAGGGTTCCTTTGACCACTGGGCGTCGCGGATCTCTGTCAGTCACGTCATCTTCGAGCTCAGGGGAGTGCTGCACGAGCAGGTCATTCGCGATGCTCTCAGGTTGGCCGCAACCAAGATACCAG GTCAGTGTGAAATCATTAAAAAGGGTGATCCGGGCTGCGTTGGCATAACCAAGATAGAAAACGGGTTGACCCTGGAGGATCTGAAGAGACCATGGATGAAGGCACGCCAGGAGCGCCTTGGAACGCTGGATGTCACGCCACAGTCTTCGGCCGTGACGAATGCTCCGAACTCAACATCGCCAGCACAGTAA